The following DNA comes from Bacillota bacterium.
GTAGGCCGTGGTCATGATCAGCCGCGCCCCGCTGGCCCCCAGAGGATGCCCCAGGGCGATGGCCCCGCCGTTGACATTGAGTCTGGCCGGGTCGGCCTTGGTCTCGGCCAGCCAGGCCAGGGGCACCGAAGCGAAGGCCTCGTTCACTTCGAAGAGGTCGATGTCCTGGAGCTTCAGACCCGCCTTCTTGAGGACCTTCGGGGTGGCCGTCAGCGGGCCGGTCAACATGATCGTCGGGTCGACCCCGACCACGGCCGTGGCCACGATCCGAGCGATCGGCGTCAGGCCGAGTTCCGCGGCCTTCTTCTCCGAAGCCAGCAGAACCATGGCCGCGCCGTCGGAAATCTGGCTCGCGTTGGCCGCCGTCACCTTACCGTCGGTCTTGAAGGAAGGCTGCAGGGCGGCCATCTTCTCCATCGAGGTCTCCCGCCTGATCCCCTCGTCTTTGGCCACGGTGACCGGTCGGCCCTCGAAGGTCGTCTCGACCGGCATGGTTTCCCGGTCCAGCCGACCGGCGTCCTGGGCCGCCGCCGCCTTGCGGTGACTTTCCAGGGAGAAGCGGTCGAGGTCCTCCCGGCTCAGGTTCCACTTGTCGGCGATCATCTCGGCCGAGATCCCTTGCGGGACCATCAGATACTTGTCCGTCAAGCGCTGGCTGAAGTCGCCCCCGTCCGAGCCCATCCCCACTCGGCTCATCGCCTCGATGCCGCCGGCGATGACCAGGTCCATCTGGCCGGCCATGATCGCCTGGGCCCCGAAATGGACGGCCTGCTGACTCGAGCCGCACATCCGGTTGACCTGGACCCCCGGGACCTCCACCGGGAACCCGGCGATCAGCAGGGCCACCCGGGCGACGTTGAATCCCTGTTCGCCAAGGGGCGTCACGCAGCCGAGGATGACGTCCTCGACCTGGGCCGGGTCGATCCCGGAGCGGGTGACCAGGCCGCGCAGGTTGGCCGCCGCCAGCTCATCGGCGCGGGTCTGCGACAGCGAACCCCGCCGCCGGCCGAAGGGTGTCCTGACGGCGTCGACCACGTAAGTATCAACCACGGGCACCAGTCCTCCCTTTGACTCTAGAAGGTGAAGAGCTCGATGCCTCCTGAGACGTTGAGGGCGACGCCGGTGATGTATCTTGCTTCTTCAGTGGCCAGGAAAACGATGGCGTGAGCGACGTCGTCCGGCTCGCCGGGCCGGCGGAAGGCCGTCCGGGCGATCATCCGCTCCCGGGCCTTCGGGTTGGTGAAGTTGAAGGCCTCCGTGGCGATGATTCCCGGGACGACCACGTTGGCGTTGATGTTGTGCTTCGCCCCTTCCAGGGCCAACGTCTTGGTGAGGCCGAT
Coding sequences within:
- a CDS encoding thiolase family protein, which gives rise to MVDTYVVDAVRTPFGRRRGSLSQTRADELAAANLRGLVTRSGIDPAQVEDVILGCVTPLGEQGFNVARVALLIAGFPVEVPGVQVNRMCGSSQQAVHFGAQAIMAGQMDLVIAGGIEAMSRVGMGSDGGDFSQRLTDKYLMVPQGISAEMIADKWNLSREDLDRFSLESHRKAAAAQDAGRLDRETMPVETTFEGRPVTVAKDEGIRRETSMEKMAALQPSFKTDGKVTAANASQISDGAAMVLLASEKKAAELGLTPIARIVATAVVGVDPTIMLTGPLTATPKVLKKAGLKLQDIDLFEVNEAFASVPLAWLAETKADPARLNVNGGAIALGHPLGASGARLIMTTAYELERRRARYGLVTMCIGLGLGTATIIERVSWGGFPDGG